The sequence below is a genomic window from Colletotrichum destructivum chromosome 4, complete sequence.
CTCTCGGTGTGGCCATTGGCCGTCGTGTCGTTGTCCGTCGGCTCGTCGGTGCCGGTTTCTTCTATGGGTGCCGAGGCCTGCGACAGCAGTTAGACACCTTCGATGTGGTGGTAATCgcagggaggggggcaaggGAGTGTTACCTGTACCGGGGTTTCCGgttcatcatcgccatcctcgacatTCTCAGGCTGGAGAGCAGCGCCATCTGTCTCTACGGGTTCTTTGGGCTTGTTcgcgttcttcttcttcttgttgttcttcttcttccctgccGGTGGTGCCCATCTGCATTAGCACATTGCATCGCACCATTTGTCTCTGGGGGTGAATTCAATCGACAAACCTGAAGATGCGTTTTGGGCCGGGTCAGTGGAGGGAGCGGCGGCCGACATGGTGACTCCTCAGATGCATCGGGAGGTGTGTAGAGCCCTCTGGAGCTGGTGGGCGCGGACAGGAAGCTATAATCTTTCAAGGGTTGTTGGGAGGATTGCAAGATGTCGACAGTGTGTTCCTGGCGTGTTTGCATGTACTTACACCACGTAAGCTACTAAGGTTCGCAAATTAGCGAGCGTGTTCACTTCCCACTCCCACGCGGAAGGTGCTGCTAGGTTCCCCCAAGTCCCCCACACTGGTCAAAGAGACCCACAAAAGCCACTGATACCGATAAAGTGTTGGCTAAGATGCAGCGGGCATGGCGCTTGACTTGTGAGTGCTGTGAATGCTGCAGGATAATGGTCACTGCCTTTTTTTCAACTGCAGAAACAAAAGAATCAGTCCCAAGATGGGTGTTGGTTGTCATTTGAATCAGCACTTATCACCGCACTTATCCCCATTATGTCCAAGGAGAGAAACGCACCAGATGgccccagccccagccccaacTTCCATTATGTCCAGGGCATAGGACTGCCATGTGAAACAGCGGCGCAGATGGTCAACTGACCAAATTGAGCCACCCCTGCCAGACTGAGGCCATCTTGGTACTTTGATATGGCTTGACCAAAGGGGACAGACAGCCAATGAAGTGGCCGTTAAGAATGGCAAACTGCCAATATTTTTGGTGTCATCAGAATCCTAATACGAGCTGCATGGACCTGACTGAGGAATACGACTTCTTCCCCAGGACCGCAACACACGATTACCGCCCATTGGCGCAAACCATGGCCAGACAGACAGCTTAGTCATTCTTATCTTATCGGCCAGCGACTTCAAGAGGCTTCGGCTCCGTTTGGaatttttttcttttctttctttgttCTTCACATATTTTCCCCTTCGCTGAAATATCACTCGAGCAAGCGCATTTCCCCCCATTGACTTGTTCATTTTTGACGCTGAAGTAGAGTGACACCCGCCTTTTATAATCCCGGTGCTTGCCCAAATTCTCATGAATTTCAGATGGGTGCGACGGGTTCGCTATGTGCGTACATGCTATGACCATCATGCTTGATTAGTTGAATATATACAtatacacatacacacatcCGTATTTTGATTCTACTTGACTCCTGTTGAATACCCTATGCAGACCAATACTTGTTTCCTGGtacagagagaaagagagagacttCGTGACGAGGGGATATCATTAGAGACCTCTACTCTAGGCCTTGGACTTTCTCCGGCcacccttcttcgccttgggcttggccgccttgggcTTCTCAGCTTCCGCggactcctcctcctccgcggcAGCCTCCTCCACAGGCTTCTCCTCGACAGGCGCGGCCTCAACCGCCTTGGGCTCCTCCGGGGCGTCGACTACCATCGGCTCCGGGGGCGGTGCGACGGCCTCCTTCAGCTTGGGGGCCTCGAACTCGTACCCGatctccttgagcttctgggcgcgctccagcctcttcttctcctccctggACACCTTGTGCGTCCAGTTCGACTCGGTCCGCGGCTTCGCGACCTCGCCAGCGGCGATCTTGGACCACGGGATCTTCTTGAAGCGCTTGTTGGCGCCCTTCCAGACGTCCTCGTGCAGCTGGTCGCGGGGGACCGTCTTGACCTTGAGGATGTGGCCGAACAACAGGTAGCTGTCCATGGTCTTGGAGACGATCTCGGCCGTGCTCTCCTCGGCgaactcgaggaaggcaTAGTGCTTGCTGGCGCCCGTCTTCTTGTTGCGCGCCAGTCTCAGGCGGTTGATGGGGCCGAATTGTGAAAAGTAGCCCTTCAGCTCGTGCTCGTAGAAACCGTGGGGCAGTCTCGAGATGAAGACGATACCgggctcctccttcttgccgtTCGTCaactgcttctgcttcttggcgtGCTTCGGAACCTTGCCAACGTCCATGCCCTCCTTGAAGGTTCCGTTGCCGGCCGGCGTCTTCTCAGCGTCGgagtcgaggccggcggcgagagctTGGATGTCGGCAtcaacctcctcgtccgaatcggcggcatcgtccagGGCGACAACAGactcctcggcggcctcggtcgtctcgggctcggcctcctcgacgggtTCAGgtttcgacttcttcgacttCGCGCTCGCCTTGACAggcttctgcttcttcgcGGCGACAGGAGACGCCTGAGCCTCCTCGGGTGCTGCACATATTCTTCGTCAGCCAATGCACAAATGCAACATCAGATTGAGCATGCATACCTTTGCGCTTAGGTgccttctcgagcttctcgatctTTTCaaccttctcggccttctcggccttctcgaccttctcgaccttggtcgtcttcttcttggtcacTTTCTCGGGCTCGACCTTCTCaaccttctcgaccttggccgtcttcttcgccgcaGGCTTCTCGGCCGAAGCCGTAGCCGCTGTTGACAACAATTAGTCACTGGAAAAACAACCATAAATAATGACCGGGGCTTACATCTGGTTCTTTTTCTCAATTCGGGGGCCATTTTCTGCGATTTCGATCTGGCACTGTTGAACGGTCCCTGGGAAATCAATGGTCTCCACACGATCGAGTACAGTCG
It includes:
- a CDS encoding Putative RNA recognition motif domain, nucleotide-binding alpha-beta plait domain superfamily; amino-acid sequence: MAPELRKRTRSATASAEKPAAKKTAKVEKVEKVEPEKVTKKKTTKVEKVEKAEKAEKVEKIEKLEKAPKRKAPEEAQASPVAAKKQKPVKASAKSKKSKPEPVEEAEPETTEAAEESVVALDDAADSDEEVDADIQALAAGLDSDAEKTPAGNGTFKEGMDVGKVPKHAKKQKQLTNGKKEEPGIVFISRLPHGFYEHELKGYFSQFGPINRLRLARNKKTGASKHYAFLEFAEESTAEIVSKTMDSYLLFGHILKVKTVPRDQLHEDVWKGANKRFKKIPWSKIAAGEVAKPRTESNWTHKVSREEKKRLERAQKLKEIGYEFEAPKLKEAVAPPPEPMVVDAPEEPKAVEAAPVEEKPVEEAAAEEEESAEAEKPKAAKPKAKKGGRRKSKA